A region from the Nocardioides exalbidus genome encodes:
- a CDS encoding L-rhamnose mutarotase, with amino-acid sequence MHRVCFTLQVRKDRMEEYAERHAAVWPDMLQALHDTGWHDYSLFLRDDGLLVGYLETPDLAAAQAGMARTDVNARWQAEMAEFFEDLDLPPDQGFWQLTEVFHLEDQLAALSTPPPAAAPAAHPTDTAQDQ; translated from the coding sequence ATGCACCGCGTCTGCTTCACCCTCCAGGTCAGGAAGGACCGGATGGAGGAGTACGCCGAGCGCCACGCAGCCGTGTGGCCGGACATGCTCCAGGCCCTCCACGACACCGGCTGGCACGACTACTCCCTCTTCCTGCGCGACGACGGCCTCCTCGTGGGCTACCTCGAGACGCCCGACCTGGCCGCCGCACAGGCAGGCATGGCCCGCACCGACGTGAACGCCCGCTGGCAGGCGGAGATGGCCGAGTTCTTCGAGGACCTCGACCTCCCGCCCGACCAGGGCTTCTGGCAGCTGACCGAGGTCTTCCACCTCGAGGACCAGCTCGCCGCCCTCAGCACCCCTCCACCCGCGGCAGCACCCGCCGCCCATCCCACAGACACAGCTCAGGACCAGTGA
- a CDS encoding LuxR C-terminal-related transcriptional regulator — protein sequence MTDAREVVPADDELRVLRLMAEGDTIDVVARKLEISERTVRRKARSACDTLGCETTIEAIVWAVRRGLV from the coding sequence TTGACCGACGCCCGCGAGGTCGTCCCGGCCGATGACGAGCTGCGTGTCCTCCGGCTGATGGCCGAGGGCGACACCATCGACGTCGTCGCGCGCAAGCTGGAGATCTCCGAGCGCACGGTCCGCCGCAAGGCGCGCAGCGCCTGTGACACGTTGGGGTGCGAGACCACGATCGAGGCGATCGTCTGGGCCGTGCGTCGTGGCCTCGTCTAG
- the rhaS gene encoding rhamnose ABC transporter substrate-binding protein, with translation MKIQKRSTAIAALLLTATFSLAACGSDDNGDGGSADGGSGGGGDLSITMLPKNLGNAYFDTSTDGAEKAADEIGAEFEEVGPDTASPDAQVSYINTVAQQGKSALLLSANDPDALCDAIDEARSADVKVITFDADTNPDCRDLFINQATAEGIATKQLELVADQIGGKGEIAILSASANATNQNAWIETMEQELADNPDYADIELVDTVYGDDDDQKSFDQTEALLQNHPNLKGIISPTTVGIAAAARYLSDSQYKGKVALTGLGTPNQMREYVEDGTVTAFALWNPGDLGYLATYAAQALVDGDISGEEGDSFEAGDLGSFEVGADGVVLLGEPYTFDADNIGDFDF, from the coding sequence ATGAAGATCCAGAAGCGGTCCACGGCCATCGCCGCGCTCCTGCTCACCGCGACCTTCTCGCTCGCCGCCTGTGGCAGCGACGACAACGGCGACGGCGGCTCCGCCGACGGCGGCAGCGGCGGCGGCGGCGACCTGAGCATCACGATGCTCCCGAAGAACCTCGGCAACGCCTACTTCGACACCAGCACCGACGGTGCGGAGAAGGCCGCCGACGAGATCGGCGCCGAGTTCGAGGAGGTCGGTCCCGACACCGCGAGCCCCGACGCCCAGGTGTCCTACATCAACACCGTCGCGCAGCAGGGCAAGAGCGCCCTCCTGCTCTCGGCCAACGACCCCGACGCCCTGTGCGACGCGATCGACGAGGCCCGCAGCGCCGACGTCAAGGTGATCACCTTCGACGCCGACACCAACCCCGACTGCCGCGACCTGTTCATCAACCAGGCCACCGCCGAGGGCATCGCCACCAAGCAGCTCGAGCTCGTCGCCGACCAGATCGGCGGCAAGGGCGAGATCGCGATCCTCTCCGCCTCGGCCAACGCGACCAACCAGAACGCGTGGATCGAGACCATGGAGCAGGAGCTCGCCGACAACCCCGACTACGCCGACATCGAGCTCGTCGACACGGTCTACGGCGACGACGACGACCAGAAGTCCTTCGACCAGACCGAGGCGCTGCTGCAGAACCACCCGAACCTCAAGGGCATCATCTCGCCCACCACGGTCGGCATCGCCGCCGCGGCGCGCTACCTCTCCGACAGCCAGTACAAGGGCAAGGTCGCGCTGACCGGCCTCGGCACCCCGAACCAGATGCGTGAGTACGTCGAGGACGGCACCGTCACCGCGTTCGCGCTGTGGAACCCGGGCGACCTGGGCTACCTGGCCACCTACGCCGCGCAGGCGCTGGTCGACGGTGACATCTCCGGCGAGGAGGGCGACTCCTTCGAGGCCGGCGACCTCGGCTCCTTCGAGGTCGGCGCCGACGGCGTCGTCCTGCTCGGCGAGCCCTACACGTTCGACGCGGACAACATCGGCGACTTCGACTTCTGA
- a CDS encoding ABC transporter permease, whose translation MSTAVSSAPTRTYAAYSAPLWKRWLLTRETAVIVLTAAVILYSLANVPNFDGPLTLKFLLQDIAPILLIALPMTLIIITGEIDLSVASIMGLSSVLLGVLHDAGMSIPAAALLALLAGLVCGALNGFLIAYVGLPSLAVTIGTLALFRGIAVGLLGTTAITDFPDTWSDLATGTIGESRIPLVMIPFAVLAVGFVVLLHFSTFGRGVYEIGLNDEAAHFTGVDVARTKMVLFLLSGVVSALAGIYFTLRYGSARGDNATGYELQVIAAVLLGGVSIFGGRGRLHGVLAGVVLIGVIASALRLESVTVNVTNIIVGLLLVASVILPSVLGWAGSRLPRKASAAPPGPRPDKDAATADV comes from the coding sequence ATGAGCACCGCTGTGTCCAGCGCCCCGACCCGGACGTACGCCGCCTACTCGGCGCCGCTCTGGAAGCGCTGGCTGCTGACCCGCGAGACCGCCGTCATCGTGCTCACGGCCGCGGTGATCCTCTACTCGCTCGCCAACGTGCCGAACTTCGACGGCCCCCTGACGCTGAAGTTCCTGCTCCAGGACATCGCCCCGATCCTGCTGATCGCGCTGCCGATGACGCTGATCATCATCACCGGCGAGATCGACCTGTCGGTGGCCAGCATCATGGGACTGAGCAGCGTGCTGCTCGGCGTCCTCCACGACGCCGGCATGTCCATCCCGGCGGCAGCGCTCCTCGCGCTCCTGGCCGGACTGGTCTGCGGCGCGCTCAACGGATTCCTGATCGCCTACGTCGGGCTGCCCTCGCTCGCGGTCACGATCGGCACCCTCGCGCTGTTCCGCGGCATCGCGGTCGGCCTGCTGGGCACCACGGCCATCACCGACTTCCCGGACACGTGGTCGGACCTGGCCACGGGCACCATCGGCGAGTCCCGGATCCCGCTCGTGATGATCCCCTTCGCGGTCCTCGCCGTCGGCTTCGTCGTGCTGCTGCACTTCTCGACGTTCGGTCGCGGGGTGTACGAGATCGGGCTCAACGACGAGGCCGCGCACTTCACCGGCGTCGACGTGGCCCGCACCAAGATGGTGCTCTTCCTGCTCTCCGGCGTCGTCTCCGCCCTCGCCGGGATCTACTTCACGCTGCGCTACGGCTCGGCCCGCGGTGACAACGCGACCGGCTACGAGCTCCAGGTGATCGCCGCGGTGCTCCTCGGCGGCGTGTCGATCTTCGGAGGCCGGGGCCGGCTGCACGGCGTGCTCGCCGGCGTGGTCCTCATCGGCGTCATCGCCAGTGCGCTCCGCCTGGAGTCCGTGACGGTCAACGTCACCAACATCATCGTCGGCCTGCTCCTGGTGGCCTCGGTGATCCTCCCCAGCGTCCTTGGGTGGGCCGGCTCGCGGCTGCCCCGCAAGGCATCAGCGGCTCCTCCGGGACCGCGCCCCGACAAGGACGCGGCGACCGCCGACGTCTGA
- the rhaI gene encoding L-rhamnose isomerase, with protein sequence MTSFSDISDRLGDLAIEVPSWAYGNSGTRFKVFGSAGTPRSVEEKISDAAAVHRFTGLAPSVALHIPWDQVDDFGALATYAKEQGVALGTINSNTFQDDDYKLGALTHTDRRIRQKAIDHHLACIEVMNLTGSRDLKIWLAEGTNYPGQGDIRARQDRLAEGLRTIYDQLSDDQRLVLEYKFFEPAFYHTDVPDWGTSYAHVAALGDRAMVCLDTGHHAPGTNIEFIVAQLLRLGKLGSFDFNSRFYADDDLIVGAADPFQLFRIMVEVIRGGGFGHQADGTPNDVALMLDQCHNIEAKIPGQIRSVLNVQEMTARALLLDTEALDVARSDGDVLRANEIFMDAFYTDVRAELAAWREERGLPADPMRAYLASGYQEQIEADRVGGAQLSWT encoded by the coding sequence ATGACTTCCTTCTCCGACATCAGCGACCGGCTCGGCGACCTCGCGATCGAGGTCCCGTCCTGGGCCTACGGCAACTCCGGCACGCGCTTCAAGGTCTTCGGCTCCGCCGGCACCCCGCGCTCGGTGGAGGAGAAGATCTCCGACGCCGCGGCGGTCCACCGCTTCACGGGCCTCGCGCCGAGCGTTGCGCTCCACATCCCGTGGGACCAGGTCGACGACTTCGGTGCGCTGGCGACGTACGCCAAGGAGCAGGGCGTCGCGCTCGGGACGATCAACTCCAACACGTTCCAGGACGACGACTACAAGCTCGGCGCGCTCACCCACACGGACAGGCGGATCCGCCAGAAGGCGATCGACCACCACCTCGCGTGCATCGAGGTGATGAACCTGACCGGTTCGCGCGACCTCAAGATCTGGCTCGCCGAGGGCACCAACTACCCCGGCCAGGGCGACATCCGTGCCCGCCAGGACCGCCTCGCGGAGGGCCTGCGCACGATCTACGACCAGCTCTCCGACGACCAGCGGCTGGTGCTGGAGTACAAGTTCTTCGAGCCGGCGTTCTACCACACCGACGTCCCGGACTGGGGCACGTCGTACGCCCACGTGGCCGCCCTCGGCGACCGCGCGATGGTGTGCCTCGACACCGGCCACCACGCGCCCGGCACCAACATCGAGTTCATCGTCGCCCAGCTCCTGCGCCTGGGGAAGCTCGGCTCGTTCGACTTCAACAGCCGCTTCTACGCCGACGACGACCTCATCGTGGGCGCGGCCGACCCGTTCCAGCTGTTCCGGATCATGGTCGAGGTCATCCGCGGCGGCGGCTTCGGCCACCAGGCCGACGGCACGCCCAACGACGTCGCGCTGATGCTCGACCAGTGCCACAACATCGAGGCCAAGATCCCCGGCCAGATCCGCTCGGTGCTCAACGTGCAGGAGATGACCGCCCGCGCGCTGCTCCTCGACACCGAGGCGCTCGACGTGGCCCGCTCCGACGGCGACGTGCTGCGCGCCAACGAGATCTTCATGGACGCCTTCTACACCGACGTCCGCGCCGAGCTCGCCGCCTGGCGCGAGGAGCGCGGCCTGCCCGCCGACCCGATGCGCGCCTACCTGGCGTCGGGCTACCAGGAGCAGATCGAGGCCGACCGCGTCGGCGGCGCCCAGCTCAGCTGGACCTGA
- a CDS encoding (Fe-S)-binding protein has protein sequence MRVALQVTCVNDAMFPDTGKAVVRLLRRLGVDVEFPRAQTCCAQPMVNTGYFDEAVPVVRNFVDAFAGYDAVVTPSGSCAGSVRHQHALVAERSGDAGLRAAVAETSPRTYELTEFIVDVLGVTDVGAYFPHRVTYHPTCHSLRMLGVGERPRRLLEAVRGIQLVDLPQAEECCGFGGTFALKNADTSVAMGADKARHVRDTGAEVLVAGDNSCLMHIGGMLSRQRAGVRVMHLAEILASTEGTEAEPGGPAVGERAESATKGGRG, from the coding sequence GTGAGGGTCGCCCTCCAGGTCACCTGCGTCAACGACGCGATGTTCCCCGACACGGGGAAGGCCGTCGTGCGCCTGCTGCGCCGCCTCGGTGTCGACGTCGAGTTCCCCAGGGCGCAGACGTGCTGCGCGCAGCCGATGGTCAACACCGGCTACTTCGACGAGGCCGTGCCCGTGGTGCGCAACTTCGTCGACGCGTTCGCGGGGTACGACGCGGTGGTGACGCCGTCGGGCTCCTGCGCCGGGTCGGTGCGCCACCAGCACGCCCTCGTCGCCGAGCGCTCGGGCGACGCCGGGCTCCGGGCCGCCGTGGCGGAGACGTCGCCGCGGACCTACGAGCTCACCGAGTTCATCGTCGACGTGCTCGGGGTGACCGACGTCGGCGCCTACTTCCCGCACCGGGTGACCTACCACCCCACCTGCCACAGCCTGCGGATGCTCGGCGTCGGCGAGCGGCCGCGCCGGCTGCTCGAGGCGGTCCGCGGCATCCAGCTCGTCGACCTCCCCCAGGCCGAGGAGTGCTGCGGCTTCGGCGGCACCTTCGCCCTCAAGAACGCCGACACCTCCGTCGCGATGGGCGCCGACAAGGCCCGCCACGTGCGCGACACCGGCGCCGAGGTGCTCGTGGCCGGCGACAACTCGTGCCTGATGCACATCGGCGGCATGCTCTCGCGCCAGCGCGCGGGCGTCCGCGTCATGCACCTGGCCGAGATCCTGGCCAGCACCGAGGGCACGGAGGCGGAGCCGGGCGGCCCGGCGGTCGGCGAGCGGGCCGAGTCCGCCACGAAGGGCGGCCGGGGATGA
- a CDS encoding bifunctional aldolase/short-chain dehydrogenase: protein MSDLNPTVAALVERSNRLGADPKNTNYAGGNTSAKGTETDPVTGEDVELLWVKGSGGDLGTLTPAGLAVLRLDRMRALVDVYPGVEREDEMVAAFDYCLHGKGGAAPSIDTAMHGLVDAAHVDHLHPDSGIAIATAADGQELTSTIFGDQVVWVPWRRPGFQLGLDIAEIKEKNPQARGCILGGHGITAWGDTSEEAETNGLWIIDTAAAYIAEHSKAEPFGPALEGYAALPEAERRAKAAALAPTIRGIASADRPMVGHFTDSDEVLHFLAHAEHPRLGELGTSCPDHFLRTKVKPLVLDLPAAASVEDSIARLQELAVSYREDYQGYYDRNATPDSPAIRGKDPLIVLVPGVGMFSFGKDKQTARVAGEFYVNAINVMRGAEGLSTYAPIDESEKFRIEYWALEEAKLQRMPKPKPLATRVALVTGAASGIGLATAKKLAAEGAAVVIADLDLAKAQAAAAEIGSSDVAVGVKVDVSDEAAVQAAVDATVLAFGGVDLVVNNAGLSLSRSLLETTEKDWDLQHDVMAKGSFLVAKATAKAMIEQAMGGDIVYISSKNSIFAGPNNVAYGAAKADQAHQVRLLAAELGEHGIKVNGVNPDGVVQGSGIFASGWGANRAAVYGVEEEDLGKFYAQRTILKREVLPDNIANAVFVLCTDELSHTTGLHIPVDAGVAAAFLR, encoded by the coding sequence GTGAGTGACCTCAACCCCACCGTCGCTGCTCTCGTCGAGCGCTCGAACCGGCTGGGCGCCGACCCGAAGAACACCAACTACGCCGGCGGCAACACCTCCGCCAAGGGCACCGAGACCGACCCCGTCACCGGCGAGGACGTCGAGCTGCTGTGGGTGAAGGGCTCCGGTGGTGACCTTGGCACGCTGACCCCCGCGGGGCTCGCGGTGCTGCGCCTGGACCGGATGCGCGCCCTCGTCGACGTCTACCCGGGCGTCGAGCGCGAGGACGAGATGGTCGCCGCGTTCGACTACTGCCTGCACGGCAAGGGCGGCGCCGCGCCGTCGATCGACACCGCCATGCACGGCCTCGTCGACGCCGCGCACGTCGACCACCTGCACCCCGACTCCGGCATCGCGATCGCGACCGCGGCCGACGGCCAGGAGCTCACCAGCACGATCTTCGGCGACCAGGTCGTCTGGGTGCCGTGGCGCCGGCCCGGCTTCCAGCTCGGCCTCGACATCGCCGAGATCAAGGAGAAGAACCCGCAGGCGCGCGGCTGCATCCTCGGCGGCCACGGCATCACCGCCTGGGGCGACACCAGCGAGGAGGCCGAGACCAACGGCCTCTGGATCATCGACACCGCCGCCGCCTACATCGCGGAGCACTCGAAGGCGGAGCCGTTCGGTCCCGCGCTCGAGGGGTACGCCGCCCTCCCGGAGGCCGAGCGCCGCGCGAAGGCCGCGGCCCTGGCCCCCACGATCCGCGGCATCGCCTCGGCCGACCGCCCGATGGTCGGTCACTTCACCGACTCCGACGAGGTGCTGCACTTCCTCGCCCACGCCGAGCACCCCCGCCTCGGCGAGCTCGGCACGTCGTGCCCCGACCACTTCCTCCGCACCAAGGTGAAGCCGCTCGTGCTCGACCTGCCGGCGGCCGCCTCGGTCGAGGACAGCATCGCCCGGCTCCAGGAGCTCGCGGTGTCCTACCGCGAGGACTACCAGGGCTACTACGACCGCAACGCCACCCCCGACAGCCCGGCGATCCGCGGCAAGGACCCGCTCATCGTGCTGGTGCCCGGCGTCGGCATGTTCAGCTTCGGCAAGGACAAGCAGACCGCCCGTGTCGCCGGCGAGTTCTACGTCAACGCGATCAACGTGATGCGCGGCGCCGAGGGCCTGTCGACGTACGCCCCCATCGACGAGTCGGAGAAGTTCCGGATCGAGTACTGGGCGCTCGAGGAGGCCAAGCTCCAGCGGATGCCGAAGCCCAAGCCGCTCGCGACCCGCGTCGCGCTGGTCACGGGCGCGGCGTCGGGCATCGGCCTGGCCACCGCGAAGAAGCTCGCTGCCGAGGGCGCGGCCGTCGTCATCGCCGACCTCGACCTGGCGAAGGCGCAGGCCGCGGCCGCGGAGATCGGCTCGTCCGACGTCGCCGTCGGCGTGAAGGTCGACGTCTCCGACGAGGCTGCCGTCCAGGCTGCCGTCGACGCGACCGTCCTGGCGTTCGGTGGCGTCGACCTCGTCGTCAACAACGCCGGCCTCTCGCTCTCGCGCTCGCTGCTCGAGACCACCGAGAAGGACTGGGACCTCCAGCACGACGTGATGGCGAAGGGCTCGTTCCTCGTCGCCAAGGCCACCGCCAAGGCGATGATCGAGCAGGCGATGGGCGGCGACATCGTCTACATCTCCTCGAAGAACTCGATCTTCGCGGGCCCCAACAACGTCGCCTACGGCGCTGCCAAGGCCGACCAGGCCCACCAGGTCCGCCTCCTCGCGGCCGAGCTCGGCGAGCACGGCATCAAGGTCAACGGCGTGAACCCCGACGGCGTCGTCCAGGGCTCCGGCATCTTCGCCTCCGGCTGGGGTGCCAACCGCGCCGCGGTCTACGGCGTGGAGGAGGAGGACCTCGGCAAGTTCTACGCGCAGCGCACGATCCTCAAGCGCGAGGTGCTGCCGGACAACATCGCCAACGCGGTCTTCGTGCTCTGCACCGACGAGCTGAGCCACACCACCGGCCTGCACATCCCCGTCGACGCCGGCGTGGCAGCGGCCTTCCTGCGATGA
- a CDS encoding rhamnulokinase — MTQPAVTPGATSTPPPVSVAAIDLGASSGRVMLGEVGPGVLRLTAAARFGNDPVRTPDGLHWNLLELYRQSLAGLGAAVRLAAETPAGRLASVGIDSWAVDHGLLRDGRLLGQPFHYRDEARGEAGPAIVHDVVAADELYARNGLQFLPFNTVFQLAADPWHRDADRLLLVPDLLAYWLTGVERTERTNASTTGLLDVRTRAWDDELLARLGFARSLFTDLADPGDLVGSLLPRVGEAVGAPGLPVVAVGSHDTASAVVGVPFERPESAYISLGTWGLVGLELDKPVLTEESRLANFTHEGGVDGTIRFLTNVMGTWLLSETLRTWGRDDLTALLAAAADVPADAVPVVDVQDPRFVPPGDMPARIAAWCAEHDVAPPTDAATTVRCILESLAVAYADALATATRLSGRTVEVVHVVGGGSQNELLCQLVADRTGLPVVAGPVEATALGNVLVQGRTAGAITGGLDAMRALVRATHDLRRHEPDRRRETP; from the coding sequence ATGACCCAGCCTGCGGTGACGCCCGGGGCGACCTCGACACCACCGCCCGTCAGCGTCGCCGCGATCGACCTCGGGGCGTCGAGCGGCCGGGTGATGCTGGGCGAGGTCGGCCCGGGCGTGCTCCGCCTGACGGCCGCGGCACGGTTCGGCAACGACCCGGTCCGCACGCCCGACGGCCTGCACTGGAACCTGCTCGAGCTCTACCGCCAGTCCCTCGCCGGGCTCGGCGCGGCCGTCCGGCTCGCCGCCGAGACCCCGGCGGGCCGGCTGGCCAGCGTCGGCATCGACAGCTGGGCGGTCGACCACGGCCTGCTGCGCGACGGGCGGCTGCTCGGCCAGCCGTTCCACTACCGCGACGAGGCGCGTGGCGAGGCCGGCCCGGCGATCGTCCACGACGTCGTCGCCGCCGACGAGCTCTACGCCCGCAACGGCCTGCAGTTCCTGCCGTTCAACACGGTCTTCCAGCTCGCCGCCGACCCGTGGCACCGCGACGCCGACCGGCTGCTGCTCGTCCCGGACCTGCTGGCCTACTGGCTCACCGGCGTCGAGCGCACCGAGCGCACCAACGCCTCGACCACCGGCCTGCTCGACGTCCGGACCCGCGCGTGGGACGACGAGCTGCTCGCGCGGCTCGGCTTCGCGCGCTCCCTGTTCACCGACCTCGCCGACCCCGGGGACCTGGTGGGTTCCTTGCTTCCCCGGGTCGGCGAGGCGGTCGGTGCCCCCGGCCTCCCCGTGGTGGCCGTCGGGTCGCACGACACCGCCTCGGCCGTGGTCGGGGTGCCGTTCGAGCGGCCCGAGTCGGCGTACATCTCCCTGGGGACGTGGGGCCTCGTCGGCCTCGAGCTCGACAAGCCGGTCCTCACCGAGGAGAGCCGGCTGGCGAACTTCACCCACGAGGGCGGCGTCGACGGGACCATCCGGTTCCTCACCAACGTCATGGGCACCTGGCTGCTCAGCGAGACCCTGCGCACCTGGGGCCGCGACGACCTCACCGCCCTGCTCGCGGCGGCCGCCGACGTGCCGGCCGACGCCGTCCCGGTGGTCGACGTCCAGGACCCGCGCTTCGTGCCGCCCGGCGACATGCCCGCCCGCATCGCCGCCTGGTGCGCCGAGCACGACGTCGCGCCGCCGACCGACGCGGCCACCACGGTGCGCTGCATCCTCGAGTCTCTGGCGGTGGCGTACGCCGACGCGCTGGCCACCGCGACCCGCCTGTCCGGCCGGACGGTCGAGGTCGTCCACGTGGTCGGCGGCGGCAGCCAGAACGAGCTGCTGTGCCAGCTCGTCGCCGACCGCACCGGCCTCCCCGTCGTCGCCGGACCCGTCGAGGCGACCGCCCTCGGCAACGTGCTGGTGCAGGGACGGACCGCCGGCGCGATCACCGGCGGCCTGGACGCGATGCGTGCCCTCGTGCGCGCGACCCACGACCTGCGACGGCACGAGCCGGATCGGCGCCGGGAGACACCTTGA
- a CDS encoding lactate utilization protein B, with the protein MSGTFVGMPAFPTAARAALGDTQLRSNLAHATHTIRDKRAAVVAEVEEWEELRLAGAGVKEAALRDLATHLETLEASLTRAGATVHWARDAAEACAIVAQVAHSHGVDEVVKVKSMATGEIGLNEALEAEGIAAWETDLAELIVQLGEDLPSHILVPAIHRNRAEVREIFLRRMGDVGRPAPADLTDEPAVLAGAAREHLREKFLRAKVAVSGANFAVADTGTLVVVESEGNGRMCLTLPEVLVSVVGIEKVVATWGDLDPMLRLLPRSSTGERMNPYTSTWSGVTPGDGPQEVHVVLLDNGRTRALADDVGRQALRCIRCSACLNVCPVYERVGGHAYGSVYPGPIGAILNPLLNGVSDEQTASLPYASSLCGACFEVCPVRIDIPSVLVDQRAQVVDSHRGDRIPKAEAVAMKAAAWTFSDARRLGLAERASGLAGRVMGRFSRTTLPGGRTAAGRLPGPAAGWTGARDLPAPPKESFREWWARTDGGTHDDQDGSGTTKGGGS; encoded by the coding sequence ATGAGCGGCACCTTCGTCGGCATGCCGGCCTTCCCGACAGCCGCGCGCGCGGCGCTGGGCGACACCCAGCTGCGCAGCAACCTCGCGCACGCCACCCACACCATCCGCGACAAGCGCGCCGCCGTCGTGGCCGAGGTGGAGGAGTGGGAGGAGCTCCGGCTCGCCGGGGCCGGGGTGAAGGAGGCCGCGCTGCGCGACCTCGCCACCCACCTCGAGACCCTCGAGGCCTCACTCACCCGCGCCGGCGCCACGGTCCACTGGGCCCGCGACGCCGCCGAGGCCTGCGCGATCGTGGCTCAGGTGGCACACAGCCACGGGGTCGACGAGGTCGTGAAGGTGAAGTCGATGGCCACCGGCGAGATCGGCCTCAACGAGGCCCTCGAGGCCGAGGGCATCGCCGCCTGGGAGACCGACCTGGCCGAGCTCATCGTGCAGCTCGGCGAGGACCTGCCCTCGCACATCCTCGTGCCCGCGATCCACCGCAACCGGGCGGAGGTCCGCGAGATCTTCCTGCGGCGCATGGGCGACGTCGGCCGGCCCGCACCGGCCGACCTCACCGACGAGCCGGCCGTGCTGGCCGGCGCTGCGCGCGAGCACCTGCGGGAGAAGTTCCTGCGCGCCAAGGTCGCCGTGAGCGGTGCCAACTTCGCCGTCGCCGACACCGGCACGCTGGTCGTCGTCGAGTCCGAGGGCAACGGCCGGATGTGCCTGACGCTGCCCGAGGTGCTGGTCAGCGTGGTGGGCATCGAGAAGGTCGTCGCGACCTGGGGCGACCTCGACCCGATGCTCCGGCTGCTGCCGCGCTCGTCCACTGGCGAGCGGATGAATCCCTACACCTCGACGTGGTCGGGCGTGACGCCGGGCGACGGCCCGCAGGAGGTGCACGTCGTCCTGCTCGACAACGGCCGCACCCGTGCGCTCGCCGACGACGTCGGTCGCCAGGCGCTGCGGTGCATCCGCTGCTCGGCCTGCCTCAACGTCTGCCCGGTCTACGAGCGGGTCGGCGGGCACGCCTACGGCTCGGTCTACCCCGGCCCGATCGGCGCGATCCTCAACCCGCTGCTCAACGGCGTCTCCGACGAGCAGACCGCCTCGCTGCCCTATGCCTCCTCCCTGTGCGGCGCCTGCTTCGAGGTCTGCCCGGTCCGGATCGACATCCCGTCGGTGCTGGTCGACCAGCGCGCCCAGGTCGTCGACTCCCACCGCGGCGACCGGATCCCGAAGGCCGAGGCCGTCGCGATGAAGGCCGCGGCATGGACGTTCTCCGACGCGAGGCGCCTCGGCCTGGCCGAGCGCGCCTCCGGTCTCGCCGGCCGCGTCATGGGCCGCTTCTCCCGTACGACGCTGCCCGGCGGTCGCACCGCCGCCGGCCGCCTGCCCGGCCCCGCCGCCGGGTGGACCGGGGCCCGCGACCTGCCTGCCCCGCCGAAGGAGTCCTTCCGCGAGTGGTGGGCCCGGACCGACGGCGGCACCCACGACGACCAGGACGGGTCCGGCACCACGAAGGGCGGTGGCTCATGA